One part of the Bacillota bacterium genome encodes these proteins:
- a CDS encoding corrinoid protein, with protein MDSTAILEGLIQSVIQGDEDSAGARVREALTAGMDKAAILEYGLSEAMNRLGRMWEDGEVFLPEVLLSARVFQACADALEAAGGEAKAPVGRCMLGTVRGDLHDLGKNIVGIMMKTAGFEVIDLGRDVTREAFVEAVKHHNPDVLGLSALLTTTMGEQRTVIECLVKEGLRNGVKVMVGGAPVSQRWASEIGADAYAANAQEAVEKARQMLGVR; from the coding sequence ATGGATTCAACTGCTATTCTTGAAGGATTGATTCAATCCGTAATTCAGGGGGATGAAGACAGCGCCGGTGCCCGTGTGCGCGAGGCGCTGACCGCGGGCATGGACAAGGCGGCCATCCTGGAGTACGGGCTTTCGGAGGCCATGAACCGACTCGGGAGGATGTGGGAGGACGGGGAGGTTTTCCTGCCCGAAGTGCTGCTGAGCGCTCGAGTATTCCAGGCGTGTGCTGACGCGCTCGAGGCGGCCGGAGGCGAAGCCAAGGCGCCGGTCGGGCGCTGCATGCTGGGCACCGTGCGCGGCGACCTCCACGACCTCGGAAAGAACATCGTGGGGATCATGATGAAGACCGCCGGCTTCGAGGTGATCGACCTCGGCAGGGACGTGACCAGGGAAGCGTTCGTCGAGGCCGTGAAGCATCACAATCCCGACGTCCTGGGCCTGAGTGCGCTGCTCACGACCACGATGGGTGAGCAACGCACGGTGATCGAGTGCCTGGTGAAGGAAGGCCTCAGGAACGGCGTGAAGGTCATGGTCGGCGGCGCGCCGGTCTCGCAGCGCTGGGCTTCGGAAATAGGCGCGGACGCATACGCGGCCAACGCTCAGGAGGCAGTCGAAAAGGCACGGCAGATGCTGGGGGTGCGCTGA
- a CDS encoding GNAT family N-acetyltransferase, whose product MSAGTEVTVRYAKQSDVDRIVPLLAELAGMYGVAPAIPLLKASVSRAIGWPERVRFVVAEDGGALLGIASLHLGHFSTFSNTEYAHVEDVYVLPEYRGRKVAWRMLEFMRGAAKEIGCSRLELHALETNAAARNLYERFGFKSIESIVYTLKL is encoded by the coding sequence ATGAGCGCGGGAACTGAGGTTACCGTACGCTACGCAAAGCAATCCGATGTCGACCGCATAGTCCCGCTCCTCGCAGAGCTGGCGGGGATGTACGGGGTTGCCCCGGCCATCCCGCTGCTCAAAGCGAGCGTGAGCCGCGCCATAGGCTGGCCCGAGCGCGTCAGGTTCGTCGTCGCCGAGGACGGTGGCGCGCTCTTGGGGATTGCGTCACTCCACCTCGGCCATTTCTCCACTTTCTCCAATACCGAATACGCGCACGTCGAAGACGTATACGTCCTCCCGGAGTACCGCGGGCGCAAGGTGGCCTGGCGAATGCTCGAGTTCATGAGGGGCGCCGCAAAGGAGATAGGTTGCTCGAGGCTCGAGCTGCACGCTCTGGAGACCAACGCCGCGGCGCGCAACCTTTACGAAAGGTTCGGCTTCAAATCCATCGAATCAATCGTCTACACGTTGAAGCTGTAG
- a CDS encoding sigma 54-interacting transcriptional regulator, with translation MLNTVDEAIHVVNSNGVTVFYNDAAAALDFLDPREVIGRHILEVYPSLSEETSTLLRVLRTGKPLLNQQQTYVTKKGGVITTVSSTLPLTTNAGVEGAVEVSKNITRVKELSEKVIDLQLQLSQRRSKAGRPAGGQSALYTFDDIIGRNAEIVRIKSLAMKAARSSSTVLVYGETGTGKELLVQAIHNASHRAVAPFIAQNCAALPESLVEGLLFGTIKGAFTGAEDRPGLFELADGGTLYLDEVNSLALDLQAKLLRVLQDGRVRRVGDTRVRPVEVRVISSTNIKPEEALAERRLRADLYYRLNVVYVEIPPLRDRRDDIPLLVHHFIAKCNDKLGSKVIGVSPEAMEVFMEYDWPGNVREMEHAIEGAAVAIEEGLIYPQHLPVYLQQSAPRPAESSLTLSVDRNLPVRKALRDAEEQMIRSAVENAGGNVSRAARVLGIPRQTLQRKIKSLGISRPAAGSGAR, from the coding sequence ATGTTGAATACGGTCGACGAGGCCATCCACGTCGTGAACAGCAATGGTGTCACGGTATTCTACAACGACGCCGCGGCGGCCCTGGACTTCCTCGACCCCAGAGAGGTCATCGGGAGGCACATCCTCGAGGTATACCCGTCCCTCAGCGAGGAAACCAGCACCCTGCTACGGGTCCTGCGCACGGGCAAACCTCTTTTAAACCAGCAGCAGACGTACGTCACGAAGAAGGGCGGTGTCATTACGACGGTGAGCTCGACGCTGCCACTGACAACGAACGCGGGCGTCGAGGGGGCGGTCGAGGTATCCAAGAACATCACCAGAGTAAAGGAGCTTTCGGAAAAGGTAATAGACCTGCAACTGCAGTTGTCGCAGCGCAGGTCGAAGGCCGGCCGGCCCGCGGGCGGGCAGTCCGCCCTGTATACATTCGACGACATAATCGGCCGCAACGCGGAGATCGTCAGGATAAAGTCGCTGGCCATGAAGGCTGCGAGGAGCAGCTCCACTGTCCTCGTGTACGGCGAGACCGGCACGGGAAAGGAGCTCCTAGTGCAGGCCATCCACAACGCCAGCCACCGTGCTGTAGCGCCTTTCATAGCGCAGAACTGCGCCGCGCTTCCGGAGAGCCTGGTGGAAGGGCTGTTGTTCGGGACCATCAAGGGGGCGTTCACCGGGGCCGAGGACAGGCCGGGCCTGTTCGAACTCGCCGACGGCGGCACGCTCTACCTCGACGAAGTGAACTCACTCGCGCTCGACCTGCAGGCCAAACTGCTCAGGGTGCTTCAGGACGGCAGGGTCCGGAGGGTCGGAGACACTAGAGTACGCCCCGTGGAGGTGCGCGTGATATCGTCCACCAACATCAAGCCGGAAGAGGCGCTCGCCGAGAGGAGGCTGAGGGCCGACCTGTACTACCGGCTCAACGTGGTGTACGTTGAGATCCCGCCGCTGCGCGACAGGCGGGACGACATACCCCTCCTGGTCCACCACTTCATCGCCAAGTGTAACGACAAGCTCGGGAGCAAGGTGATCGGCGTGTCTCCCGAGGCGATGGAGGTGTTCATGGAATACGACTGGCCCGGCAACGTGCGCGAGATGGAACACGCGATCGAGGGGGCGGCCGTGGCCATTGAAGAGGGCTTGATATACCCCCAGCACCTGCCCGTGTACCTCCAGCAGTCGGCGCCGAGACCGGCCGAGTCATCCCTCACCCTCAGCGTCGACCGTAACCTGCCCGTCAGGAAAGCGCTCCGCGACGCCGAGGAGCAGATGATCAGGTCCGCCGTCGAGAACGCGGGCGGCAATGTGTCGCGGGCCGCGAGGGTCCTCGGAATCCCCAGGCAAACGCTCCAGCGAAAGATCAAGTCGCTGGGCATCTCGCGCCCGGCCGCGGGCAGCGGCGCAAGATAG